A stretch of DNA from Cryptomeria japonica chromosome 4, Sugi_1.0, whole genome shotgun sequence:
AAATAAACTTATAGACAATTCAATATTTTAACTATTGTGAACATAATAACAACATAAATAATGCCATTAGGGTTTGAAAAATAATTTTGGCATAACTATTTGGCTCTAATCCAACGACCATAATAATGTATAGAGGGTAATAGACTAATAGCATTCAGAAACTACAAAGCATTAACATTAGAAACCTCTATATTGTAAAATCAAGTAGTCTACCAATGCTTATAAAGGTTGATCGATAATTTCATACCATATTCTAATTTATGGTTTCTAAAATATTATAATGAGAAGGTTAATCAATCAAAGACTTAAACCTTATATGGGAGCCAAACTCCATTAACCAATTCAAGAACTTTGCATTATTTAATCATTCCATGTCAAATTCTTATTAAAATATAGATGGAAAAAATGAAGCATACCATTTTCTCTATAACAATACTCGACCATTGTAAATGGATTTTGTCCCCATTTCCCTTCTCATGTCATGGCCACCTTTCTTTCTTCTTGCCCCCAACTAAATGTTGAAATATCTACCATCTTTCATACATTAGCAACCCCCCTTTAGTCCACTCCCAATAGAATGAAATGCTATTAAGTTTCCTTCTCTTCTCTATTTTATGAAGTACTATCACATTAATTTTTTAGATACATACTACTAATTATCCATATTGCTTTCGGATAACAAAAGATTTCACATATACATGTATCTAACTATATGTATAATCATATTTATATTTGTATAAAAAAAATTGTGTCCTTAATTAAATATATACtcgtatgtataaatatattaaatgtaaACATACACACTTCATTCTCATATTCAGTGATTGAATAATGCAGGACTTAATATACAAAAATTTATCTATGAATAGTATTACTTCAAAAGTTACTTAAAAAACAGATATTTGTATGTAGAAATACATTTACCACACAAAACAACAAGTGTAGATTTAAGTAATTTCACAATGATTAGGACATCAAACTATATTGCAATTTAAGTAATTTCACAATGATTAGGACATCAAACTATATTGCAATCTGAAGTCAATAGTCAATAGGAGATCTGGAGTCAATAGTCAATAGGAAATCGACAAATGAATCTTGACTTGGTAAAGTGCCGTAACAGCTCTACCTTTGGAGTTTGTCGCTTCATTGGGCAAGCTAATAATCGACAGTCTCCTCTGATTTTCGTCTGGACTTGTAATTAGTCTTTATATAGTGTGAAACAGAGAAACAGGGAATGATATTTAATGTTTTCTCTTGTTTGTACCATTCATGCTGATCAAGAAGAAAAAAGAGCAATCTAAAAACCCATCCTGGATGGTAAGGAAATTCCCTATGATTTGGACAATCCATCAAATACAGATCCACCTCCTTATCACACCAAAATTACAATTACTACTTAACAATTTAAATGCATGCATGTTTAAACTATACAGTGGCATCACGAATCTAAAAAATTAGCAGTTCTGAGTAAAAGATCTACGCTACAAAGAGAGTCCTCACACGTCACAGCTCTAAAATCTCTTGATAATTTATAAATAAGTACAGGAAAATCAGGTCGTCTCACGGGTCAAACACGGCAAATAATCTTCCAAAAAGTTACAAGTCGCCATAATGAATTTCTCCCAGAGAAATAAAATGTTATATATACTATCATCCATTCAGAATTAATAACACATAAAAAAGCTCAATTCCTCTATTTCTTTCAGACTGGGATGGCTACACACTCGGCCGTTGTTGTTTCAGTAACGTTGGTGTTCGTACTTCTAGCAGACTGTCGTCTCCTTGGTAACTTTTTATTCGTTTGGCCtgtaattttttatgcattttatgGTTAATTGTGATGGTGTAATGAAAGCATTTTGATGGTGTATTGTGTAGACCTGAATAGTATCGACGCGGGGAAGATGAGGTTATCAGAGAAGCAGAACAACTTAGAGGTTTAAAATACTATGAGGGTAGATTTCCATAACCCAgttttttcatttcatatttcgcAATAGTAAAGCGTTCTGACCGAGGGAAAAAACCTATTTCGTTATGGTGTATTTGTGATGAAATAGGTGGGGGAAGAGGAAGAAGGTCCTCTTCTGAGGAGAGAATTGAAAAGCCCACCGGAAGGCAAACCTCACGGAACGCAGAGCGGAACAGGCGGTGATACAACTGGCCAAGCAGGAAACACAGTTTTTAAGCGGTCCGTTGGAAGTGTCACTGCGGTCATAGGAGCGCCCAAGGCGGGATAGTGACAGGAACAGTTGGACTATAAAAGATTCAGTAGAAGATTATAGTCAATTGAGGATGTCTATCCAAtcatatatatagaatatcatatgaaaaagataattttatttttatcatacaaaacaaatatgtatatatatggattAGTCCTTAGCTTTGTTTTGGCAGGGAGACTATTGTTTTCATATATATTTTCTATTGAGCACACCTTTTCTAATGTTTTGTTTGTTTATAACATTTTAAAATTGAGCAAATATCGGTTGGTATTTGTGTCTTTGTTCACATATGTTTTAATTTTAATTGCCTTATAAAGAGGTAAAATGAAGAAACGTTAATAATTTAATTGGAGacaataatattatataaaaatattattgcaatgaagattatttaattaattattaataattatatttgacaataaattataattttttttatttaaaaataatttatttcttgAAAGTAAGGATACGAAATTAATAATTGCAAATATTAATGACAGTTTTAAGATAATTTTCATTAACTAATAATGGATATTTGACAacactaatttaaataaataaattggaagGATTAGTCCCACATTTCTTGCAGCCTTACCTTTGCATTTGTCACAATGATTCCTTGCAAACCTTATCAGTTGTATgtgaaagaaaaaatgaaaaaggttATTCTGTTATAAagtaactagcaattgcaccttggtgtgcaatgggtatgccgaagaggtATGAAATGTCaattacaaaaataatttttttttttcttttgcatgCATTTGTGTAGTATATGATATAAATTGGTAGCCCATTTAGaaattgatgttgtttgtgcaCAAATGGTCCAATAAAGAAGTGAGAGCTTTAAATGAACTATGCATTCATTCATAGGAAATTAAACTCGAACCAAAGAAAACTTGTGAATCAAGAAGACAACTAGACTCCATTACCAATAGAGtcgtgttatgtttgcaatagaaaAAGAGggaaagaggaggagagagatggatAATTATAGATAgtgagacatgtctagagataggggagacatggagatagagatagagatagagatggtgATGGAAATGGAGAtcagggagaaggagagggagagataaatatcaaagaaataaaTATATAGAAAGGCAAAGAGATATCATAATAGAGGTCTAGGAAGAAGGAGAGGGagactgatgcaggagcatccccggttcttggcaatcttgcatcaaccaaaaacatttcctttctaatttgtttttagttttgtagtttcagcatttctttttgtattttcttgcatttactCACCGGATCTTAgaaagttggatttttcttgtggACGTGATCATCTTCCTTAAATTCCTAAACCGCGGAGCATTTGAATCATTTTCCAATAAGTTATAGACTCCGGATTTTGAGccagttttttggcttagaacaccagaGCTGCTTGGACCTATTTACTACTGGTGTGTCTTGCGGATCCTTTTCGTAGCTTGTAGAGGCCTagctcattgattccaatgttccttggcatttgACCGACCTTCCCcttgatccgcacttcatccttttgattttttgaaggaatctctttggtggagacCGACCTATTGGTTTTaaatgtttgatcttgttcttcggtatttgatcccttttgggcctaccagatctccttggatcatacaaatcattgtaattgagcattggaATTCATTCcagagaagttagaagatagatcttaagatttagatGTTCAGAGTTGACCAATTCTATAATTGAGCCTATATGTGGTAGGCcaatgagccgaatcttgtaacttGGATGTTACCGGTTATCTGTAATCATTTTTCCTAATCTAATTCATTGAGCTCTGCATTgactccatcatatcctcttgtttccattgcgTTTACTCTTGCTgctcggtccagattgatctctttgacgtCCCTCCTAACTGGCGACTACACTAGAGATGAAGGGAGGCAAATATATGGATGTA
This window harbors:
- the LOC131874772 gene encoding uncharacterized protein LOC131874772 codes for the protein MATHSAVVVSVTLVFVLLADCRLLDLNSIDAGKMRLSEKQNNLEVGEEEEGPLLRRELKSPPEGKPHGTQSGTGGDTTGQAGNTVFKRSVGSVTAVIGAPKAG